The following DNA comes from Verrucomicrobiales bacterium.
AACGGGAGAACTCGCCAGGCGACTTTGCGTCGCAGCGCGGCCATGTCTATCGCTGTCTCGCTCACCGCTGGCCTTTCGGCCAGAGCTTAAAGCGCGTCCAATGTGGGCATAGGAGGGCCATGCAGGTTTTCAGTTGACGGTCTACCGTCGACTTTTAGGCTCTAGGCCATCCTAATGGCAAGCACCGTTCCTTGACCTGCGGATGTTCGGGCCTGATTTGAAGTCGGTGAGCATGGATCCCAGCTCCGCCGGGGGGACAAAAGCGGCAAAGGTCTGCCGCACTCCAAAACGTGAAGCAATATGGACTGCTGTAGCCCTCTACAGCTTTTCGGCACCGACGGAGTCGGAAATTCCTACCGGCTCGGAACCGCAGTCGAATAACCCGACCGGCTCCAGAGTCCATTTATTTATCTCTCATCGATGAACCTTTCTTTCATGACTGATCGCATCGTCGTCCCCATCGCCTTCCTCGCTTCCGCTTGGGTCGCCGTCGGCGCGGCCACGGACTCACCCAGCCTCCAAAAGCTAGACCAAGAATACGGTGCCGCCACCCATCCCATTCTCAAGCAGTTCTGTCTGGACTGCCATTCCACCGAGAAGCACAAGGGCGACCTCGATCTGGAGCGATTCAAGAGCTTCAACGACATTCTCAAGGATCCCAAGGTCTGGCAGGGAGTCATCGAGCAGATCTCTTTGAACGAGATGCCTCCCAAGGAAAAACCACAGCCCACCCCCGCTCAGCGAGAGCAGCTGCTCCGCTGGATCGGCGACGCATTGGATGAGGCGGCCAAGGCTCGGGCGGGGGATCCCGGACCGGTGGTGCTGCGTCGGCTCTCCAATGCCGAATACACCTACACGCTGCGCGATTTGACAGGGGTGAACTCTCTGGACCCAGCGAAGGAGTTTCCCGGCGACTCGGCCTCCGGCGAAGGGTTCATGAACGTCGGCAACTCCCTGGTGATGTCCCCCTCTCTGGTCACCAAATACCTGGATGCCGCCAAGGAGGTGGCTCGCCATGCGGTGCTGCTGCCCGACGGACTGCGATTCTCCCCCAGCACTTCCCAACGCGATTGGTCGGAGGAAGCCTTGGCGGCCATCCGCGCCTTTTATGCGCGGTTCTCGGATTCGGGGGGGGCCACCTCGGTCAACCTGCAGGGCATTCAATTCGACACGAACGCCGGTGGACGCCTGCCCTTGGAGAAGTATTTGCTCGCCACCTTGGCCGAGCGCGAGGCCCTGCGCAGTGGAAAGAAGACCCTGGCCCAAGTGGCAGCCGAACGGGGATTGGTAACGAAGTATCTCTCGCTGCTTTGGCAAGCGTTGGAGGGCACCGAAAGTTCCCTCCTGCTGGATGTCGTCCGCAGCCAGTGGAAAACCGGCGTCCCGGGCGATGCCGCTGCAATCACCAAGTCGATTGGGGAATGGCAGCAGGCGCTCTGGCGCTTTACCACTGTCGGCCATATTGGCAAGCGAGATGGTCCCAAAGCGTGGCAGATTCCGGTATCTCCGCTCTCCACCGGAAGGGAGATCCGACTCAAGCTGAACGCGCCAGCGGACCAAAAGGAGATCACCCTGTACCTCAGCACCTCCGATGCCGGCGATGGCAGCCAACACGACTACGCCGTCTGGGAAAACCCCCGGCTCTCGGTTCCAGGTCGCCCCGATCTCGCCTTGCGCGACCTGCGCGCAGCCACTCAAGTGCTGACTCGCGATCGCGAGCAGTTCTTCTCGAATGTTTCCCGCTGCCTGGCGGCGGCGGCCGATTGGGATGCGTCACCCAACAAGCTGCCCCTCGAGCAACAGGCGGCTAAGCATGGTGTCGATCCATCCCTGCTGGGGGCCTGGCTGGATGCGCTCGGAATCGGCAGCGCCGAGGCGACGATCGACAGCCATCTCAAATCCAAGATGGAGAGCGCCCAGGGTTACGACTTCATCAAAGGCTGGACCGGGGCGGATGCCCTCAGCGTGCTCGCCAACTCGTCCAGCCAACATGTGCGCGTTCCCGGCAACATGAAGCCGCACAGTGTAGTGGTCCATCCCTCTCCGAAACTTCGCGTCGCCGTGGGGTGGCGCAGCCCGGTGGCGGGCAAAGTCCACATCGAAGGACAGGTTCAACATGCTCATCCCGAGTGTGGCAACGGCGTGGCCTGGTCGCTCGAACTGCGACGTGGCCAAACCCGCCAACGCCTGGCCGTCGGCACGGCCCAAGGAGCCAAGGAAGTTAAGGTCGGTCCCATCGATGCCCTGCAGGTTCAACCTGGCGATCTGCTGTCCATGATCATCTCGCCGCGTGATGGCAATCATTCCTGCGACACGACGGCGGTTGACTTCACGATACGGGATGGGTCCAAAACCTGGGATCTGGGCCAGGAGGTGTCACCGAACATCCTCGCCGGAAATCCGCACTCGGACAGTCATGGTCATGATGCGGTCTGGCACTTCTACAGCGAGCCTGACAACGGCAAAGGGGCTGACTCCGTGCTGCCAACCGGCTCGCTGCTCGCCCGATGGCAGACGGCCCCCGACACCCTCACCAAAAACCAACTGGCTGCCGAAGTGCAAACTCTTCTGCAGAGCGGCGGAGCCGGCGTTGCGAAGGATTCGCCCGACAGCCAACTTTACCGCCAGCTGACCTCGCTCAGTGGCCCGCTGATCTCAGTGGCCCGCAAAGCCCTCATCACCCAGAATTCTGATCCCAGCCCGCTCACCGCGGGCTACGGACTTGATCCGAACCTGTTCGGAAAACATCCCACGGGTGGAACCCTCAAGCCGACCAGCCTCAGCGTAAAAGCTCCTTCGGTGCTGGAAGTTAAGCTGCCCGCCGATCTGGTGGCTGGATGCGAGTTCGTAGCGACCGGCACACTGGACCCGGTGGCGGGAATCGATGGCAGCGTCCAGATGCAAGCCTCTCTCACCAAACCCAGCCTGCGCGCCGGCCCGGCGGCCAGCTCCGCGAAGGAGCAAGGCGCCAAGAGCACCTGGTCGGAAGGCGATCGTCCGCTGGTCTTCGACTCCCCCATCTTGGTCGCCGAAGGCGGCCAGGCCAGAGAAAGGATCGAACGAGACTTCAGTTCGTTCCGCGACCTCTTCCCCATTGCGCTGTGCTACACCAAAATCGTGCCGGTGGATGAGGTGGTCACCCTGACCCTCTATTATCGGGAGGATGAAGCCTTGCGCCGTCTTCTGCTCGACGACCAGCAAGCGGCGGAACTGGATCGCCTGTGGGACGAGCTGCACTATGTCAGTCATGATGCCCTCAAGCTGGTCGATGCCTTCGAGCAGCTCTGGCAATTCGCCACCCAGGACGCTGATCCGAGCGCCTTCACACCCATGCGTGAGCCCATCCAGAAGCGGGCGGCCGAATTTAAAAAGCGGCTCGTCGAAACCGAGCCAAAACATCTCGAGGCGGTCGTCCGCTTCGCCGAATCAGCCTATCGCCGACCCCTGGCCGAAGCGGAGGGTCAAGAGCTGCGGGAGCTGTATGGAAAGCTCCGTCAGCAAGAGCTGCCCCACGATGAGGCCGTGCGCTTCACGCTGGCCCGCCTGCTCGTATCACCCGCCTTTCTCTATCGCACCGAGAAGCCAGGGCCCGGAACCGAGCCGGGTCCCGTCGGGAATGACGAGCTGGCGACGCGGTTGAGCTACTTTTTGTGGGCCTCGGCCCCGGATGCGACCCTACGCGAGGCGGCCGCCCGGAAGCGGCTGCAATCCCCCGAAGCGCTCGTCGCCGAAATGCGGCGCATGATAAAGGATCCGCGGGTGCGTCGGCTGGCCACCGAGTTCGCTTGCGCGTGGCTGCACGTGTATGACTTCGACCAATTGAGCGAGAAGAGCGAGCGGCACTTCCCCACCTTCAACGGGCTGCGGGGAGCCATGTACGAGGAGACGATTCGTTTCTTCACGGACCTGTTTCAGCGGGGAGGATCGGTCCTGGAAATCCTGGATGCTGATCACGCCTTTCTCAATGGTGAACTCGCGAAACATTACGGGGTTCCGGCCGACAAGTTTGGATCGGGCAGCGACTGGCGCCGGGTCGACGGCATGAAGGCGTACGCCCGGGGAGGTATTCTCGGACAAGCCACCACGCTGGCCAAGATGTCGGGCGCCTCCCGTACGAGCCCGATTCTGCGCGGGAACTGGGTTGCCGAGGTGCTGCTGGGCGACAAGCTACCCAAACCTCCCAAGAATGTGCCACAGCTACCCGAGGACGAAGCTACGGAGACACTGACCATGCGCCAGCTGACAGAAAAGCATAGCAGCGATCCGAAGTGCATCGGCTGTCACCGTCGCATCGATCCCTACGGCTACTCGTTGGAAGGCTTTGACACCATCGGCCGCCATCGCGACCGTGATCTCGGCGGCCGGGCGCTGGATACTTCCGTCAAAACCATGGAGGGTGCCGCCTTTGAAGGCGTGGAGGGACTCCGGTCCTACCTGCTGAACCAGCGTCGGGACGGGTTCCTTAAACAGTTTTGCCGCAAGCTCCTGGGCTATTCTCTCGGGCGCAGCGTGATGCTGTCGGACACCCC
Coding sequences within:
- a CDS encoding DUF1592 domain-containing protein, giving the protein MTDRIVVPIAFLASAWVAVGAATDSPSLQKLDQEYGAATHPILKQFCLDCHSTEKHKGDLDLERFKSFNDILKDPKVWQGVIEQISLNEMPPKEKPQPTPAQREQLLRWIGDALDEAAKARAGDPGPVVLRRLSNAEYTYTLRDLTGVNSLDPAKEFPGDSASGEGFMNVGNSLVMSPSLVTKYLDAAKEVARHAVLLPDGLRFSPSTSQRDWSEEALAAIRAFYARFSDSGGATSVNLQGIQFDTNAGGRLPLEKYLLATLAEREALRSGKKTLAQVAAERGLVTKYLSLLWQALEGTESSLLLDVVRSQWKTGVPGDAAAITKSIGEWQQALWRFTTVGHIGKRDGPKAWQIPVSPLSTGREIRLKLNAPADQKEITLYLSTSDAGDGSQHDYAVWENPRLSVPGRPDLALRDLRAATQVLTRDREQFFSNVSRCLAAAADWDASPNKLPLEQQAAKHGVDPSLLGAWLDALGIGSAEATIDSHLKSKMESAQGYDFIKGWTGADALSVLANSSSQHVRVPGNMKPHSVVVHPSPKLRVAVGWRSPVAGKVHIEGQVQHAHPECGNGVAWSLELRRGQTRQRLAVGTAQGAKEVKVGPIDALQVQPGDLLSMIISPRDGNHSCDTTAVDFTIRDGSKTWDLGQEVSPNILAGNPHSDSHGHDAVWHFYSEPDNGKGADSVLPTGSLLARWQTAPDTLTKNQLAAEVQTLLQSGGAGVAKDSPDSQLYRQLTSLSGPLISVARKALITQNSDPSPLTAGYGLDPNLFGKHPTGGTLKPTSLSVKAPSVLEVKLPADLVAGCEFVATGTLDPVAGIDGSVQMQASLTKPSLRAGPAASSAKEQGAKSTWSEGDRPLVFDSPILVAEGGQARERIERDFSSFRDLFPIALCYTKIVPVDEVVTLTLYYREDEALRRLLLDDQQAAELDRLWDELHYVSHDALKLVDAFEQLWQFATQDADPSAFTPMREPIQKRAAEFKKRLVETEPKHLEAVVRFAESAYRRPLAEAEGQELRELYGKLRQQELPHDEAVRFTLARLLVSPAFLYRTEKPGPGTEPGPVGNDELATRLSYFLWASAPDATLREAAARKRLQSPEALVAEMRRMIKDPRVRRLATEFACAWLHVYDFDQLSEKSERHFPTFNGLRGAMYEETIRFFTDLFQRGGSVLEILDADHAFLNGELAKHYGVPADKFGSGSDWRRVDGMKAYARGGILGQATTLAKMSGASRTSPILRGNWVAEVLLGDKLPKPPKNVPQLPEDEATETLTMRQLTEKHSSDPKCIGCHRRIDPYGYSLEGFDTIGRHRDRDLGGRALDTSVKTMEGAAFEGVEGLRSYLLNQRRDGFLKQFCRKLLGYSLGRSVMLSDTPLINEMRQQLKANDYRVSAALETIVKSRQFREIRGREAAYEE